Part of the Leptodactylus fuscus isolate aLepFus1 chromosome 6, aLepFus1.hap2, whole genome shotgun sequence genome, GGATCCACAATAGAACAAAAATttgtccggcagctctccgatgtttaaaatataacttttaattgtgaaacataaaatgacaaaaaacttgacgtacaaaaatgaaaaaactaaataaaccccctaaaaaacgcagaagTTCCTCAGCATTGCATTTCCCTGAAGAGGTTGTCTGGTCCATTTTTAGTTTCAAGCCCTTcatttggcatctcagcagcatcTCGTGTTTTTACAAAGATTATAGTAGAGGTATGCGCCTTTCTGTATCTAAAGGGAATCCAGATTATCCCTAAtctggacaatttttttttatgttaactcCATCAGAGATCCAGCTACTTACTCATCTGGATAGGATAAGACAAACTTTAACAGGTCTAAGGTGGTTAATAAACCCGGCAGAAGTCCAGTTTGGTTCTCAACAAATAGAAGATCTTCTTGGGCATCCTCCCAGATTCCCAGCTAGAGACTTCATTTCTTCCCCAAGACACCCTTGAAGTAAGGATCTCTTCCTTTTGTTCGTCATGATGAAGTTCCGTAAGAAAAAGAATGCATCTCTTGGGTTCCTAGACAGCCACTATCCTGGCCGTCCTATGGGCTCAGGCCCATACAAGGTTTCTGCAGAGGTTCCTTCTATTTATATGAAATAAGCAGCTCTCTTCCCTGGACAAGAAGATTGTGATTCCCCATAGAATCAAGAACTCTCTCTGTTGGTGGCAGGCACGGGAGAATCTCGATCCCACAACCCTATAATAGTCACCACAGATGCCAGTCATCATGTCTGGGGCATTTTCACCACAACATCTTGGGTAGAACCCCTTATGAGGGAGGCATCTTCCAACCTGAGGGAACTGTCAGCTATGTAGGAGGATCTTTTGGCCTTAACTCTCTTCTTGCAGGGTTGCCATGTAAGGATCCACTCAAACAACACAACAGCTGTGGCTACGTGAACAGGCAGGAGGGAACAAGAACAGAGGACTCTTCCTGTCTTACCAGACCTAGGGGCCAGTTCTCCTTCCAGAAGTCAGTCACCTACTCTTCACGGCATGGCTTTTGAATAGCTCTAGTTAAAGGGCAGGGGGTTCTCTGACAGGGTTATCTCCACTCTCCTCTTCAATGTTTCAGACAAGACTAGGTTCAGATTGCTGCTACCAGTGCCCACTTGGATTCTAGACTGGCAGAGCTTATGGTGTTCAAGAGGTTCATTAAAGGCGCTTCAAGGTTACGTCCGATTTGTTTGTCCAGCTGTACCTCAATCTGGTGTTATCTGTTTTAACTGGTCCTCCCTTTGAGCCTCTCCCAGTCATTGCTCTCTGTGGGTTGACTTAAGAATACCTTCTTGTTGTCTATAACCACAGCCAGGCATGTGGGACAGATTCAGGCCTTCTCCCATAAGGCCCTTTTTTTTGGCTACAAAGTACTTTATGCCGTCATCAACTCAAACGCCACCTGTCTTCTCTTCTTGACGCATCTCCTCCTCTTTTTACACAAGACCACTGCATGATGGCCGACgaaacagccgactgcgcatgttcttctggccattttgcagtggtctcttgCACAAAACCACAACAACCTGAAGAGGAGACACGTCAGGAACAGAAGAGGGCGCTGGaaactgtgctctgagcacaattCAAAATTGGTATTGCGGACCTGTGAAGCaagagatgaataacctttctaaaagctatttttacgtgcttttagtttaaaaatgttttttaatgatagaatccttttaacctGGTAATCAAAGTAGGaccaaaaaaagaaacaaagcaGACCTTGTCGGCAGTATAGTCACACAGGTCAGCTGTTTTACTTTAGGTCAGTGCACACATTATCAGTTCCAAGTCATACTCTATcttatacctccaattataaaataacttTCCATAAATTAGTAGCACAGCGGAATATAAGAAACCTCTGTATTACATCTCATTAAAGAACAATACTTCTTTCTTCATTTATCAGGCTGCTTTCCTCTTCTCTTCAGCTAGTCTGTCATTCTCTCCCTCCAGCAGCCCCCTCTCTTTCCCTCTGCTCtcaggcctaatccagagaggaATGCTGCGATGGGacgccagtgcactgcatcggcattttgTCGCGGCTAGCAGCGCAGTATGTACACAcgcagaatccattttccaccgtgtgaacataccctaaggcagtCAGGCACTGTtgtagatttatgatataattcaCAATAGTTTTCTGATGTTAGTTAATAGTAAGAGCACCTCTGTCCACCTAAATTTCCCCCCTGCTCTGACCACTGTTATATATATAGTCAACGGTAATCATATTGGTACATGTGCTTTTCCATATTGTGGATGCTGGCATCTATATTACTGTATGTTATGATTTGATGGGGAGGGGATTTGTTGGCTataatatagacatatatgtatttTTGTATACATGTGCTTATATAGCATATTTACCCACCTcctttgtgctgaaaaattatGTCTTTATGTGAAAACTGTCATGCATAGCATAATTACTTCCTCTGAAAGGGTTTCTCAGGCCACAGGCCATCAATGGCAGCTGTACAAGGTTTATTTCTTCTACATTGGCTTTTCTGGGAAAGAGAAACCCTGGACCACATTAAGACAGTGTTAACTTAtataggcagtctgaaaatgtgccagaCTTATCCCAgtgtctgatgctggatgataaatctggtccaAGTTTATGTCACTTCCAGTTAGGTTACTTTGAGTCAGAATTTTATGCTAAACCTTACATACAATTTGACCATACCCAATTTTACAGGAAAGCCATGTCCATGTTGAGCaatttgaaaaaatgtttttgttttatctcAAATTAGATTCCCAGACATACTTTACATTTTGGCACACTATATGCCAGAgtctagtcgtaaccacaatagtaaatctgccacaCGGAGTAGTCAATTTGTTTTTTTAGTTCCAGGAGAATTTAGGGCGTACCTGCGGTGTAATAAGACTTACCATTGCCTGCACTGGTTAAGTTTCATCCCTATGTACACCTCCATCGCTTGGAGCACTGTTCGCTACTTTTGCATGGTAAGCCTAAAATCTGGTTTCTCAGTCTCCCCTGCAGCCTCTCCGACTGTGATGTTATCAACTACCCAAAGATTCGGGTAGCCGCTCTATCCAGTAGACTGAAGTCAACCATGTAACCCAGAGTCGAATCAGGTGCAAGCCAGATATCAACCAGAGTTCCACCCTGCCCAAATATAGTGAACAAGGCTCTGGAGTGTACATAAAGCTTAACCAGTCCTGttattttgttccagattttgccaAGAGTGGCTTTGGAAAAAACAGGTTATATAAAAAGGAAGCACTTATTCTTCatcctggctcaaaaaaaaaaaaaaaaaaaaaaaaaaaaaaaaaagcagcaaaaactagTGTTCAGAAACGTGacacctcagccttaaagaggaacaGGATACTGCAAATTTGAATTAAAGATGAGTATTGTTAATGAGGGAAAGCCAAGTATTTACTGTCAGGCACGTCAGGAGAGCCGATAGTCGATTTTTCCTTCCCATTTACGTTTATGGCCTTCTCTTGCACGATGAACAGTGACTTATACGGTTAATGTAATGACAAGATACATGAATTACATGAGTTTTCTTTTTATTAATGAAAAGCCTTATTCATTGGAAATCAGAGAACCAAaggtgaacgctcccttatacaATAGGAATGGCATGGAATAGATGGCCAATTAATATCTGTGGTTTAACAAAGGAAGAAGAGGCACAGGCTGGCTATATTTCAGTTAAGTCAACTCTGTATCAGAGTCAAGTGACCTGACAACAGATGTTCCACAATACAGAGAACTAAtacagcacatgtcagattacttaatatatgtgcagtttcTCTGCAGGTCACGCAGTGTGTCATTACTACATTTGACACCTTCATGTGACCAGAGTCATTAGGTCACTTGCCTCTTCTATAGGGTCAACTCTAGAATACTCTTGTAGCTTCAGAAATGAAACTACTGAAGTCCTCATTGGGGACACCGAAACACAGACAACAATAACTGGGATGAAGATGGTGCTCCCTCAGACTACTGTGGCAGCTGTAGTAGTGTGGACTGTCCTGAGGGCAAGTATGTAACATTACGGGATCGTGATAATTGGTACGCAATGTCTTCAGCAGCTTCCAGTTTGCGCAGCTCAATCAAGCCATCCCCAACTTCTGCTAAGGAGGTTGCAATAAGCTCGGCTGCCTTAGAGTCTCCTTCAGCAGATATGATGGCAGCCTTTTTCTGTTGCTCTGCCTATAGGtcaagaaaaagaaacaaaaaacatttaaaaaatttcAAGATATCACCGTATAAACTCGAGATATacgccgagtttttcagcacagtttttgcgcTGAATAAGCCCCcttggtttatactcgagtcaagcaaaaaaaaagaatatatatatatatatatatatatatatatatatatatatatatatatatatatatctatcaaaACACGAAAAgcactttaaaaaatataataaaaaaaaagttctaaatcactcctttccctagaatatatattaaagaagattactgtgtaacacatacacattaggtatccctgcgtctactgaatatagggtatctgcagtgctcctctgggggggggggaagagacaaaaaaaacccccccaaaacagtCCCCAAGTTCAAGgatggggcagacagacaacaaaacaccacctcccctttcccagcaactactgcacccaaaaactccggacattttaatttttgaaattttccagtagctgctgtatttcccacccctcagcttatactcgagtcagtaagttttcccagttttttgtggtaaaattaggggcctcggcttatactcgagtgtatacagTAGTTACTGCTGTGTTTCATGTCATGTAGGTAGGGGTATTCATCATGCCACCcttggataggttatcaatatcagatctgtggtggCCTAACAACTTGACTACCCAAACTAGCAGTGTTTGAAGCTAGAAGAAGATGGCTCTTCACACAATGTGATGGCTATGCCATGTAACTGACAACTAGctttcattcacttaaatggaaactaagctgcagtaaccagTACACCACATACTGTCTGTCTGCTGGAAGGCCTTATTCATTTAGAGATGAGCAGCAATACCAACaactaatgggaaaaaaaaaaaaaaggagtagtGTGGTTTCTGAATATAAACATATCCAGAATACAGGTCTCCATCATTTGAGTCTGAAGGGGGAACACAGATGACGGAGAGCCGGACCGCTAAAACATTGGTTACTCAGGgacaccatagattataatggggtctgctattttatactgaaatctccGTGTAGGacgtttctctctgctgattttcggcAATTTTTGCAgcggagtctccaacagagactctggcgcagatgtgaaccaagccttccCCAAAACAGCTGAACTAAGACCCTCACTTGATAAGATTTATTGTATATCTTGTGGCTATGCCataaaaggggttgttcaggataattttttttttttttcctggagcaATAGGGAAGGACTCAAAATAAAAACAGAAGCTATATTCATGGCTCCATTCAATGACCCTCTgtgtttttagatagatagataggctgcAGTAGTTACGTCAAGTTGAAAAAACAATTGCAACCCATCAGTGACATCAGTTCGTATTCAGCTTAACTCAGTGATAGACTGCAACAGTTTTTTCAACACAACATCACCGCCACAACCTGTCTATATACAATAAGAGTAATGGAGACACGAGTTGCACCACAGGAATGGCTGGGAGTGTATAGCTTCTGCAAAAAAGTTCCAGTTAACATCGCAACGTAACTAAAGAGGGACAAGTTCCCCAAAAAGTCGTTACCTTCTCCACTATAAAACGGGCTCTCTCTGCTTCCTGCTGAGCCACTTGCTTGGCTTCCACAGCTTCTGTAAACTCCTTACCAAATGTTAGGTGAGTCTAGGAGCAGAAGAAACATACATTAATCATGTGTTTTTGTATAGCCATGACAATCTCTAGAACAGTGGCTCTCCACCTTACTAATGCTGCGAACCTTTAATACAGTTCCACAGGTTGTGGTGACCCCAACCATAATTTTCTTTTACCTCCAATACTGCTGCTTTCAACACAGTAGCTGCTTTTAACAGAGCagctgcattaaaggggctctatcactgggaaaagtcatttctaactaatcacatccttgcatagcctttagaaagtctattccacacttacctttagtatatagattgcctcagtggtttctgaataagtccgtttttattcaaatgctaattagactattgcacgatacatcgtgcactcctctcctgttgtttcctatgggagactgctgctgctgctgctgatgactcagcttcctgtttgcctcacacacataggagataatagaagagaggaggctgctgggaacttcctgtgctggctgaaagctcattagcatattaataaaaatggacttattcagaaaccactgaggcaatttacatactaaaggtaggtgtgaagtagcatttctaaagcctatgcaagcatgtgtttagataaaaatgacttttcccagtgatagagcccctttaaacacaatAGCTGATCTCTACATGTGTACTCACCTTACAGACCTCCCATGATGAGCGGAGCAGCCAAAGACTGTCTCTTCTAGTAATGACAAAGGTGGCACGATACAGTGCCGTCATCATGCCACCTGTGCCGCGACGTCTTGTGCACTACAGGCGGTcctctatggcagagcagggaccTTTCAGTTCCCTGCTTGGTCATAGAATTAAACCGTATTGATACAGTGTTGATACAGCTGTGGAGCTCTCGGAATCCAGAGTATCAGGCTAAAAGCTTTAcaagtttagcctggacaacccctttaatactctgATCCTCATGCTTCTGTCTCCAAGACTATTCTTGCATTTGTGCTACCTACTGTAAATCAGATTAGTTTCAAATATTCATTTTACATATTACATCTTTAGTACAATAGCTCAGATAGAATACATAGTACTTACGTATAAGCCCGCTGCATGAACTTACCAGGGAGACGTCATCCAAAATGAGGCCAAATGTAGCTGCTCTCTCTGTGAGATCTTCACTGACTTGCCTTGAAACAAGCTCTCTCTGGGTAATCAGTTCTCCTGCATCAAACCGGGCCTAGCATAGATAAGTATTGAAAAGTCTGAACGAGGTAATGGCAGGCACAGTTTTATGTTCAAGATGTATTTAACATAAACATGTAATTGTAACATGTAATTGTTTTTGACCCCCTccctacaaacttttttttttttttttttttctgctctcaaagccatatgaggtcttaaaggggtattcccatgtacataatcatatctatatttgtagattaaaagttaaacatttttgcaaatataagtaattaaaaattctgcagagctttaaagattttctctaactttcttagtggtgacctcTGTTGTCTTCATCAGTTGCCAatagatacgaccactaatgcagaaactttctatggtctgggacttgtcaggaacccagctatgatttccttattgtatccgggttatcaagcagggacactacatgtatcagaagatatcccggccacaataaggaaatcatggctgattttctgaccttagaaaggtcctgcattcatggtcgtatccactggcaactagagatgagagagtactattcaaaacggtagtttcaaatagcacgctcccataggaatgaatggatgcagccagcaccgGCGTCCTGCTGCTTAACCTCGTGCGCGCCGGCTGctcagtactcgttcatctctactggCAACCGattaagacaacagactgtgaccacaagatattttagagaaaatctttaaaactctgcaaaatgtttaattacttatatttgcaaaaatgtttaacttttaattatctataaatttaaaaacaattatgtacatgggaatacccctttaatgtttgtaggacaaataattcttcatgatgctacaatTATTTattcaatgtactgggaagctggaaaaaaaaaagaatggggtggatttaactGAAAAGTGCATTTGTAGGACTTTCTtctgggcttcatttttatggcgttcactgtgcagccaaaatgacatgtcacttgtattctatgttttggtacggtttcagggataccaaatttatgtggttctatttacattttaactccttcacaaaaatccaaaactgtgccacccatttttttttttgttaaaatttgccatattctgacacccataacttttttatatttccgtgtacggggatgtatagggcgtcttttttttgcgggaccaggagtactttttagttatgctattttggggaattactattgctttgatcagtttttattcaaatttttatcagaggaaaacagtgaaaaaaacggcgttTATCATACAggagatatttttatagatttgtagagctggcgttttcagacacagggatacctaatgggaggtgtttcacagtattgaagtacttttatgtgtgttccagggaaaggggggggggggggtgattggaactttaaatttttattattttttttgcaatgattagatcccctaggggtcttgaaccccagggggtctgatcactaatgcaatgcattacaatgctattgcattgcaaaaatccagcatttctattgtagattacatagagtagcctgcagtagaatatcctgaaagacaggcctgggagccttcacaaggttccAGGCTGTCTCAGCAATGGGACCACCAGATCCAGAGCTTGATCCGGATGCCGGCGATccctgggaaaatggcacctcgatcagctttgactgaggcgccagagGAGTTAATACCTGCGATTGGTGCAGGAGCCAATCACAGGCATTAGCGCCAGATGTCTGTTGTTTAAAACAGCAGCCACCTGGCGGCTACCCGGCTCCcaagcggccgccatctttactAGTACAGCTGATGTTGGGAAAGAGTTAAACACAGAACTTGCTGTTCAATCTGCAGGTAGCATGTTATAAATCAGATACAGAGCAGATTGCTATATAAtcgtgtggggaaaaaaaaaaaatcactagataACTTTACAGACATTtatctattaaccccttaaggaccaggccattttttggtttcgcattttcgtttttccctcctcacatttcaagagccataactttttcatttttcagttcacagagtcacatgatggcttattgtttgcgggacaaattgtactttgtaatggcaccattcaatatgctgtgcaatgtactgggaagctggaaaaaaattcagaatgaggtgcaattggagaaaaaatgcatttgcgccattttcttatgggtttaatttttacagcgttcactgtttggtacaaatgacatgttacctgtgttctacgtgtcagtacgaacgcggtgataccaaatttatatagtatttgaaatgttttgatacttttaaaaaaatgataaactttgcaaaatagaaaaaaaaaatttgtgtcatgttctaacacctgtaactttttcatatttccatgtatggagctggttgtggtgtctttttatgcgggacaagatgacgtttctattgataccatttggggaaagatctgatggtttgatcactttttattcaattttttataggaggcaaagtgttgaaaaaaacgctttttggctgtttttattttttttgccgctacgccgttcgcagtacgggataaatgttttaatattctaatagtttgggcattttggagcgcggggatacctaatatgtttatgtttaatgttctttaattacttttatagctaatctagggaaaggggggtgatttgaacttttatattttttttaatttttttaatacttttaaaaactttttttcttcttctgttacatttatgatcagaccccttaggtaccttgaaacctagggggtctgatcactcatactattcactgcaatactacagtattgcagtgaataggaaaatcgcagcacttctattagacgatgcctctggcatcatctaatagatcttgtgcagagacaagcctggaagccttcaataggcttccggctgtcagagcaaccgatcaccgccctcatgtgacgttcaggagggcggcgatcggcaaaacatggcggcgcccgtgccgccgtttacacactgcggtcacgtttgaccgcagtgtgtaaagggttaacagcagcgatcggctcgggcaccgaccgctgctgttattggcaggtcctggctgtatgatacagccggcatctgccgtgtatggagcgagctcagcgtgtgagcgaGCTCCacacatccccatgcgacccatgacgtacagttacgtcaagggtcgctaaggggttaaagaggacctttcaccacctggggcacatgtggtgtaatacaccgctagaaagccgacagtgtgctgaattcagtgtactattgactttcacgttctgtgcccccggtgaagagctattggtgccgataccgtagcgcttcactgtcagaagggcatttatgacagtcagaaatgtccttcctcacaacagcgtctatagcgctgtactgtgagagtggttgttgctatggacgagtactatcaggacgggagggaggcgttcctcacagctctcaTAGTAGagcactataggcgctactgtgaggaagggcatttctGAAAGTGAAtaactacggtaccagcaccgatagctcttcaccgggggcacagaacgtgaaagccgatagtgcgctgaattcagcgtactgtctgctttctagtggtgtattaaactcCATGTGCCCcagatagtgaaaggtcctctttaaaaataaatCTGCTCTATGTGCCTCCTTGACTTTTCAACATAAGAAAGAGCAGAGATGTCCCACAAACTTAGACATGTGCTCAGCTGCTTCTGCTATAACGTGCTGCCTATAGATTGGACTGCATTCTCTATGTAACAGGTCCCCTTCTTATGGACATCACAGGAGACTTGCCTCCCACAATACCCCCTATTATAGGTGCTTGCATTGTAGGTCATCTGtatgtttgaattttttttcttggcGTCTCGATACAGATGCTCTTTGAAGATGCACAGAAGGAGTTAAAAACAGAATTTACCCTCTCCatctactgtatattgagctTATATCAGATGACAGTGATGCAATGGGACTTTAAAAAGCTGGTCTCATCAAGCAACTTCTGTCCATATGCCTTATTAGGGGTGGTCACCCACTCATGACATTACTCTATTAGTCATAGGAGGAGAACCATATAATGCTATCTGTACATATTACATTACAGTACAAACTTACCACCACAGACTTTAAGATCTCAGTGGTAATTGATGGTAAAACTCTCTCATCATAATCCTCTCCAATGCTGGTGAAGATACGTGGCAACTGACTGGCAATAGGCCGGAAAAGGATACGCAGGGTGATGTTTACATTCTGCAGATCTGTGGAGAGACACACCGGATAGTACATTATTCCTCCGCTATATTACAATCCTGACAGGCTAATATGGTGCTGAAGTTTTATTCTCACCTTTACTTCCTGTTATTACAGGAACATTGCGGGGTCGTGAACGGCAGTCGAATATTATTGGTTTTTGGACCCAAGGAATAAGGAAATGTGTACCTTCATCTACTACCAGATCCTGAACACCCCGGAATCGGTCAAAAATAACAGCGTGATGACCTGCGTCCACTAGAGGATGACAAAACATGAGaataagagatatacaaaaatcagtcataacattaaaaccaactGCCTAACAGATACTTTATTGATCAACATGGAGATTCGCCTTACATATAATACTGACAGCTCCACAATGCATACATTAGAACAAGTATTTGTAATAGTATGAATATCTAAGAAGAGGAagaggtttaaagaggacctttcatgtcctcaagcacatgcattgttatatactgctagaaagccgaattcagcgcactatgaaCTTtcccgctgtactgtgagagggggtgttccttactgcccagcggtgACGAGTGCTCCCCCTCAGTACTCATCtaaggacgagtactgtcaggagtaggggaggcgttccACACCGCTCagggtcatcgctgggcagtaagaaatgccccctctcacagtacagcgcaatagacactactgtgaggaagggccctTCTAACACTGAAGAGgtacggtaacggcaccaatagctcttcagcaggggctcAGAACGGGAAAGCGgatagtgcaatgaattcagcacactgtctgctttctagcgatgtattacaccgcatgtgcccgaggacatgaaaggtcttctttaaacacACACCCACTGACACTCCCAAACAGATCTTACCATTATATAAGGCAGAATTTACGACACCTCCAGCAATGGCCAATCCAAGACCAAGCTTCCCAATGGATTCAAACAACTTTGCTGCCATTTTCCTGAATATGGGGCCTGTGGTAACATAAAACATGACATATTACATATACCTCAAACTGCTATACAGCAATAACAACATGGAGTAATAGCAAAGGAAAGCACAAGTGGCAATAAGGACGTCGTCTTCCATTCAGAAAGTaaacaaacaagaaaaataaGCCTCcatcttgtttttatttttcacattacagtgaatgataACAGATGCAGACAGAATGTGCTCCGCCTGAATCTGTCATTATGGTTCATTTTtattctgttgttctgatcctatgatggagGTGCAAGTGCAAGAAAGGGGACGTGATTCAGAGCTCAGAATATCAGAATAATATCCCTTGCCTGCTTCTGCCACCTGAagctacagagcctaaatagcatttgaggcaccaaaactaatagtaGATATTGCCAGGGAAAGGTAAGAGGTAGAGAaaaaacattccaactgtgctggaatcagtggagaagcaccTACTAAATGATGCAGAGAGctggatggtgaaaggtcctctttaaaggggttgtccagacataAATTGGACAACCCAGCTCAATCTGAAATCagctggaggcagtgaaaaaacaacaacaacaaaaagcatactggcctgtccccgatgctctagTGGCTTATCCCAGAGTTCTgccgaggccaatcagtggcctaaggaactcGATATGTTATGTCAAAGATagttcgctgattggcctcagcggtcacatgactgctggggCCAATCATTGCCTTCAGCGAAACTCTGGAAGCCACCTGTTCAGCAGAAGGACACCAAAGCattgaggacaggtgaatattagagatgagcgaatataacttttttttttc contains:
- the PHB1 gene encoding prohibitin 1, with translation MAAKLFESIGKLGLGLAIAGGVVNSALYNVDAGHHAVIFDRFRGVQDLVVDEGTHFLIPWVQKPIIFDCRSRPRNVPVITGSKDLQNVNITLRILFRPIASQLPRIFTSIGEDYDERVLPSITTEILKSVVARFDAGELITQRELVSRQVSEDLTERAATFGLILDDVSLTHLTFGKEFTEAVEAKQVAQQEAERARFIVEKAEQQKKAAIISAEGDSKAAELIATSLAEVGDGLIELRKLEAAEDIAYQLSRSRNVTYLPSGQSTLLQLPQ